The Rosa chinensis cultivar Old Blush chromosome 7, RchiOBHm-V2, whole genome shotgun sequence DNA segment TTTAGTTCttctagttttctttctgaTGTGTGTCTCGCTTGAAATAGGTTTGACCTATCTCTATGTTGCCCATATAACTTCATGTGGAAAGCCAGCTCTTGAGACATGCATATGTAATGGTCTTAAGTGAAACAGTGGTGATTCTAGTGGCGTTTAGtggttgtgaacttgtgataTCTCTTCGGTTCATTTATGGTTTTGCCAAAAGTGACTTGAGATGATTCCCAGATGCCATTGAAacttttctggaaccatctctACTGACTAAGAATAATGACAGGGATTTAGAACTGAAAAAACCTCTATGATCCTCATTCCATGATATTATACATCTCGACTATCCCCACCTGCTTCTGCGTGTGTTCGTATATGTGTCTTTGAATGTGCAAGTGGTGCATCTCTATCTCTATTAAAATAGTTATAATCACTTGAAAGAATCAATATGCAACAACTTTATACAATTTGATGTTTAATTTTTACATCTCTCTCACCCACACACCACAAATCCTAGGGGCATTATCATGTTACATACACACTAGAGTAAACCCAGAAACTTTAGCAAAAGGACTGGTAACATGAAAGGCTAAATTACTTTACCAGTATTATTAATCTGCATTTTCCCTCCAACATATTAGCATCAAAATACATCGTTTGATAATGTACAGCCTCGCTTTCTTCTCCTTCAAAGTACTCTTGGCTGCCTGGTCTTTCGTTTCCTTTTGCGGGAAAGTTGTTGACTGCTCCATGAACACTTGACTGCTCCTTCTCCTCtcttgttctcctcctcctaTTAACTCTTCTCTTTTGTGACTGTTATCTCAGGTTTATAGGAAAATAGAGGAATCTTTTGAATGAGTAACTAAATGCTTTTGTTTCGGTTTCTGTTTGAAAGTAAAGTCAGTAAAGTATATTGTTTTGGATGGTAGTAGTAAAGGCCCTGCAGGGTGACCTCACCAGTCAACCAGGAAGCTGCTGCTTTTCTGCTTCGGGCTTCTGgcttctgcttctgctttcCCAGCTAGCTGGCCTAATATACGGACCTCCAGGTTGGTTGTCTGGTGAACAAACCATTAATATTATTGGTttctgcttctttttcttccaggATTTATTGCCAAGGGCACTTGGACCACAGAAGCTCTACTAGACCATATCAGGAAGTGCTTGGATACATGTATTTCTTTAGTTTTAGTACCTTGGATAATCCATTGATGATATTAACTCTTCTGAACAAAGATAAGGTAGCCTTTTGACCACTTTCAGTCTCATCAAGTAAGATGAAGATCCCATTTTGACCAGCTACAGCTTCATAGAttgtggtgatgatgatgacactcggtaattttttttttttgggctcatTATATGGTCATCTGTTCTTGTTTCCTCCATACTGCTATCATTTTGTCAAGACTGATATAGTGATATTGTCGGATATGATTTGCCATTTTAGTGTGCCTCTAGAATGTCTGGATTGACACAACTAGATCGTGGGTATGCACAACCATCAACTCCCATTTTCTCCTCGAACTCGATCTTCCTTAAAGAAACGACTAATATGGTCTCCTTACAAactgtttttgattttggtaGTCACAAGCCTTGCAAAGTGACGGGTGAACATCCGATTAACAACGAGGTGTATATTTGTGAAACAATTTTCATATTCCATGATTTATAAGTGACATCTTTGCCTCGATAATATGATGATGCATCAAATATTATTTCCATGATCATTCATACCAACTCAATCTAAATGATGCACGGGACACAATTTTCTTACTTGATCAGAGGTGTGAAAATACTATATATATGGTGTGCCCCAGTTTATTAAAGCATCAATGTTGGACTCTTATCATTAAAAATTACAACCATGAACAACAGAAACACACACTTTAATTTGATAGCTGAGAAAACAATAtgattcaattgagattttggAGAAAATTTAAGGATAAAAGAGCAATTTAATTAGTTTAACCTGATCAAAATAGGTAGAGAAGAAGACAAAGTGGTTAGGCCGCTGTCCTCCCAATTATTACATTTAAGAACGATCGTGTGAAAAACAATGTAGTTTAATTGGAAATAATTCGTACATGGACGAAAATTATATATTTGTACAGATTTAGTGAGTCTGATATTCAAATAAATTTCTGGGTTGAAAATACAGCTGTAAATTCTTTAATTAAGGACATATGTTGATAATTTATGATGAAGAAaattctaactttttttttttttcctatttttcaCACTGTTTTTTCTTAATGGTTTGGGTAATGAGGCCTGGTTTGGTTTTGTTGTTGGGTTTTAAGGTGTACGAAACAAACCCTTACTATATAAGCATTGGTCTCTGGGTTTTTACAATCACAATAAAGTTTTCctttttctgttttgaatttgaattttgggtTTGATAGATTTGGTTGAGCTCCGATGATGAATTTCTTCGATCTCTCTTATGCAATTATCGTTCCAATTTCCGAAGCTTACTGATAACGTAGAGCTTGTGTGTGGAACTCAAGGGACACCTGAGGAGATCAAGCCATTTTTTATTCTGCCTTTCCCCTCAAATTTTTTGCTTTCTCATATTAACTTGTTTTTTCTCTCGAGTACTTTcattgaaacaaatcaaatgaTATTTCTTATCTTGATGTTCTGCACTTCTGCTAGTAAACCAAATGTAAACTTGGTTTTATGTATTTGAAAATTATGAGACAATTAAGTGGTTCATTAGAAAAAAGTTTTTCAAGAAttggttttgaacttttgattcatggttCTCTGTTATTTGTTGCAAAATGGCACATTTTCAAATCTCCATGTATGTGAATTTACTCTTCCTGTTTTTgtatttattgttttttttgtttttgtttttggtagtaTGATCTTCCACCGGGTATCATTTTCATGATCACTAACACCAACTCAAAGAATGATGTTTGAGACACAAATTTCTTGTTTGACGCGTGCATTTTTGTGTTGAACTCCATCATAAAACAAGCAACAATGAAGGCGTTGGACTCCATCATAAAATGAGCAACAATGAAAATATATGCTTTTGGATAGTTTAGACATAGTATATTAAATAGTTTACAAACCAATTCAAATTGAGATTTTGGAGGAAATTAAAGGATAAGTGATGAGTTCAATTAGTTgtaaacaatgaaaacaataccaaatctaattttttttttattgttaattTCAAAGTATTAAAAAACTATTACTTCTTATATTAGAAAGCAAACAACAAGACGACTTATATATTAGTTAATGTTGATCAATGTTTCCTGATCAAAGTTGGCTTTAGCTCTTATTTAATAACTTATAAGTTGTTGTATTAGAAGTTTCTATTTgtaatttctttgtttcttttatttgttgaaaaaataaGATGATTCATAAAATTCAACAAGGTTTGTATTTGTATAGataaaatttattttaattcttcgtttattttatgttttttttattctttatgcCTTCATGGTTTGGGCTCTAAGGCCTGATTTAGTATGCAAGCCGGGATCTAAATTAACACTTAATTACTGGACTCCATGTGTGGCTATCAGGCCTTGTTTTCCACTGGCATGAACAAAACCCTCACGTCTTATACTTGTTGTTTGGTCACATGGTCGATGACTCTGTTTATGAGTTGGGTACAATGCTACTATATAATTTGTGTGTATATGGACATAAATTGGTAATTATTAAGATTAATCTCGACTCAATTGCATTGTTTTATAGATGTtgttttttgttatataaaacATCAAACTCGTAATGTAGTGTGTTCTCAACCTAATTTGCCCAAAACCCTTTAGATTCCAACTAACGCTACGCGTAGTTCAGATGATGACAATTGGACGAGGATTGGTACGTATGAGTCAAAGTCATGGACCTTTAGTGTTTTTGTTCCCATCTGTCAACCTTTTACATTGTCTACGTCGAAAGCCAAAAGGCACTCTCTGGTTCATTGAATAATCTAACCAAGGACCCAGTTCCAAATTATGCCGCCTTTTGTCCTTCTTCCTTGTCATCCAATAATCAGAAtccacatcttcttcttcttctactactACACGTCAAAACGACGTGGCCCTTTGATTTGTTACCTACCCCATATCCTACAGTGTCGTCCCTTCAATGGCGGACTCTCACATCCAATTCTCCTTAGTGTCGTTATTTTTTTCCTCTGTGGTTTTCTCCACCACCATGACTGTCACGAATGCGAGTGCTTCATGCGATTCCGGCCCCGTCAGGCCCACCACCCCATTGGTCACGTTCCTCGAACAAGTAACACAAACGGCGTTGTCCACCTTCGGAAAACCCCACTTCGACCCCAAACTCTACGTCGATTTGGCGCTCAAGTCCGACCTGTCATTCACCCAAGACGCCTTTCATGAGCTTCCCAGGTCCGCAAACGGGTCAACGTCGGTCAATGATCTCAATGAGTTTATACACAACTACTTTGAGGGCGCAGGGGACGATGTGGTGCTCGCTCAGCCGGAGGATTATGTCCCCGAGCCTGAAGGGTTCTTGCCCAAGGTGAAGAACCCGGAAGTGAGGGCCTGGGCTTTGGAGGTTCACTCGCTTTGGAAGAACTTGAGCCGGAAGGTGGCTGGTGGGGTCCACAAGAGGCCGGAGTTTCACACTCTGCTACCTCTGCCTGAGCAGTTCATTATTCCCGGTTCGAGGTTCAGAGAGGTTTATTATTGGGACTCTTATTGGGTTATTAGGTAAAAattatttctcttcttttcagttTGATAATGTGATGATAATCATATGCACTAATCATGATTAGAAGATTAGAACACTGTTTATAAAGAAGTAATCTTGACATTATAAATGTCTCTAGCTTCTTTCAGTTTGATCATGTTGTGTTAATCAATTGCACTAATGTTTATAAAGAAGTAATGTTGCCATTTTAATCCTAGCTGTTGATTTTGCAATGAAATGAGAGCTGTTCATGATTCAATCTTACATCATTTTGAGACAAAACACAATTGGTTTGCTGGTGTAAGATGGCAATGGCACCTTAGTGTTCCAATTAACCAGGAAAATAGTTATATTTCAGGAACAATTATACAAACCTTGTTCCTTTTACTAATTTACATGAACTGGCTCTTCTTGGATATAATTTTATGTTGCAGGGGATTGCTAGCAAGCAAAATGTATGATACAGCAAAAGCAATTGTGACTAATCTCATTTTCCTCATAGAAGAGTATGGTTACGTCCTTAATGGTGCAAGGGCATATTACACTAACAGGAGGTAATCCACTATGGACCAATTTTTAATCTGTCATTCCCTATTTTGCTTGCTTGTTCTCTCTGTTTAAACTTTGCCATTGACTGCTTAATGCACTACAGGCCTAATGTGATGATGTTTCTGCCTTGACAATTTTTGTAAACAGTCTTGACACGAATCATTAATGTTTTGGGATTGATGTTCAAAACATTGTGAACACTTTTAATTAATGTGATCCAAATGTCTTTGATATGCTCTGAGCTCTACCCCGAGCTTTGCTCTGTATTACACACTTGTAATTCCATTTCGAAACTGATCTTGGGGGCAAATTTTTCAGCCAACCACCCCTTCTGAGTGCAATGGTTTCCGAAATCTACAAGAGGACAGGAGATTTGGAGTTCGCTAGAAAAGCTCTGCCCGCACTAATCAAAGAACACGAATTCTGGAATTCAGGTATTGACGGAAACTTTATACTTTGGAAGTTTCACATTCTCTTGTTCCATTCATCTGGTGTTTACAGTAATGCTTGTCTATCCTACTTTGGTTTATAATCTGTAGTTGGTTTTGAATGTTCTAGTTTTCCGTCATTGTTCTGTTTTTGTAGGTATTCATAAGGTAGTTATTCAGGATGACCAAGCTTGTAATCACACTTTAAGTCGATATTATGCAATGTGGAACCAACCCAGGCCTGAATCTTCAACCACTGTATGTCCTCCTCTGCAGCTTAATTATCATAAGTTTTTCCGTTCAATCCATCAATGGTTGGGGAAACAGAGTGACTGACTAATCTTGATAACATATTATGCTTGTCAGGACAAGGAACTTGCTTCCAAGATCGAGAATGTTTCTGAGAAACAGCATTTTTACCGCGAAGTGGCTTCAACTGCTGAGACTGGATGGGATTTCAGTACAAGATGGATGAGGTAGATTTTTAAAACAGGGAGAAGAAATTAGTTCTGAGATCCTTATTTCGTTTATTGCTGTACTATACTCTAATGTCACATAAAACTGCTTGTGATGCATATGCTACTGTAATTAAGTTGTGTTTTCTTGTTGCAGGAACCATTCAGATTTCACAACATTGTCCACCACATCCATTTTACCAGTTGATTTAAATGCCTTCTTACTGGGAGTACGCCACAGAACTTTTATCAAAATAAGCCATGTAAATTATGATCTTGGCACATAACAATATCCATTATGCAGATGGAACGTGACATTGCCTTCCTAGCAAAAGTTACAGGAGACAGCAGCAATTCTGATCACTTCCTGAAGGCTTCGGAAGCAAGACACAAGGCCATTAAATCTGTTTTCTGGAATGCAAAGAAGGGGCAATGGCTTGATTACTGGCTCAATGATAGCTCATGCAATTCAGTATGTGATCTGCGAACTCTTTAGTTTTCTGGCAGTTACAGCAGTGATTGTCCTAATTTCACCTATGTAATACCTATAGGAACCTCAGACATGGGAAGCTCGTAACCAAAATGAGAATGTATTTGCTTCAAACTTCATCCCTTTGTGGATCGAGTCATTTTACTCAGGTTTGCACTTTTGAATTTTCATCACACCACACTTATACcatacatttttttattttaaatgttgGTTCAAATATCTTAGTCATGTACCAAAAAATATAGAAGATACTCTATCTGCTTTCAACATCGTATACTGAGATAGCTCTTGCTCTATGTGTGAGTGAAGATACTTCTATGGTCCAGAAAGTTACTACAAGTCTTCAAAGTTCAGGCCTTCTTCGCGCTGCTGGAATTGCAACATCACTGACAAATTCAGGACAACAATGGTAATGATAATTTAGTAGTAAAATCAAACTCAACTGCTTTCAGTAGTTCAGGAATTTTCTAAGAACTGTTCAAAGATTCATATTGGCTTTTCAAGTTTTCAGAATATCAGCTACCTACTTTGAACTTCTACACGGCCTAATGGAAATTGTAATAATAGGGACTTTCCAAATGGTTGGGCTCCAATCCAACACATGATAGCTGAAGGTCTGGCAAGGTCTGGATCAGAAGAATCAAAGTTAGTGGGAGAAGAAATTGCTGTAAGGTGGATCAGAACCAATTATAAAGCCTACAAGAAAACAGGTGTGATGCATGAAAAATATGATGTGGAAAAGTGTGGAGAATTTGGAGGTGGTGGTGAATATGTACCCCAGGTATATCACTTTATCACTTTAATTATTATGATCCTTGGTTATGATGACAGTTCTATTTGTACAATTGCTATTAAATGGTTTGGTTTTGCTTCTACTGATTTGAACTTCTGTTATGTTTCAACTGCAGACTGGTTTTGGGTGGTCAAATGGACTTGTATTGGCAttcttggaggagtttggaTGGCCTCAAGATAGAAAGATAGATTGCTGAGAGTATGTAGAATAACAGGCTATAGAGCTCAAGTGATAGGACTTTTGGGTTAGATCTGAGGCTTGTGTAATAGAAGTAGTCTGATAATAGGGATTTGATGGTCAGATTTGTATTTGAGTCTTCTGTAACGATGGTAAATATTTATCCCAGATTTGGGGCGTGAAAGACCCCGAAACACACTGAAAATGAATTGGTGAACAATTTCAAAAGGAAATTCTTATATACCATAAAGCAGTCTTGGAGAAGAAGCATTTAGCTGTGTTTCTCTTCTGTATATTATAAGCCAAGCATACAATTTAAATATTTGTGTAACtgtaattaaacgatttcttaATTTGGTAGGTGATGAGGATTATTGTCTGATATACTTTAGATTGTTTCAAATTCCACTAAGACTCTTAATACAGTGTTGTTGTGATTAGGACAGAAAGTTAGGATGTGCTCTAGAAGCAGAGCACTGATTAGGGGCTTTTGATTGTACATTAATCTCCCAAAGCTGGTGGAGTTAGTTGGTCTAGTATTAGATCAAAtacataaaacaaaaattatgtaGCTGTTTGATTACACTCCAACTCATCTGTTACGTCACTGATGACTGCAATAGTTCTGGACTCATTACCATTACATGGAAAAATATTCAATTAAGGCCTAAATTATGTGCATATTTTGTAGTGGATGGTGGGTCTGTGATCGATAATAGATCCTCTAATGATAGAGATCAGAGATCCTTCTTTAAATAAGAGCCTCTTGGCTATAGCTTTGTAATTTGATTGGCAAAACCATGTCGGTGTTTTGGGGATGACAGTGACTTAATGGCACCACAAAGCCAATACACATACCACAATGATGCTCCAAGAATCATGAATCCAAGTGGTGATCATTCTTCTCAGTGATACCATCATCGATCAAAGGCTCTTGTTTTAGCAAAGTTGTAGAAAAATAATACTTGTAAGCCATAGTTCATAATTCATATTAAGAGTTTAATAACTTAATATATCAAACGTAATAATAAGTAAATCGTCTACGCGATATACATGTATATTCTTAAATGGTGATATGGTATATAGAATGCTTTATGAGAAAACCCTCAACGTGTAATTGGGAGATGATTGATCTCATCAAATGGAAGATTAACTAGTTAATATTAAGAGATTGAAAGCCTTAAACCCTAACTTTAAGGGGGAGGGGACCCTGCAAGATTCGGAGATACACATGAGAGTGGCAATCATTTGATTCATGGTAATATTCAAATGGCACCTCATCTATCATGTATGCTTTACAATTAACAATGGGATTTATAATTCTAATTTTATACGAGAGAAGGGTTTTATACATGAATTGGGAAATGAGTGAGTGGAAAGTATAGAATGACCAAAGGCTCTAAGATTTTGcgtgtataaatatagattagTGTTATGGGATTTGGTCCTTTCTCAATGGGCAATGGCCTTTAATCTGATTAGTCAAACAGAGTTGGCGAACTAAACAAAACACCCAAATCCAAGGTTTTGATCGGTGAGGTGGGGTGTGTCGAAATATCAAATTAGAAATAGGAAGACAAATCAGAGTGAAAGCAATTTAGGCTGCTTAATTAAACAGGTATGGGACAGGGGAGTCCCATTAGACTATGAGCTATCTAGGTTTCATTTTGGTGCAATACCATAAGATGGTATATGCATGCTAAGATGACTTAAGTTTCAGAAACGGGACCATAATCCCAATACTTGCTAGATAATTAACTTTGTTTATTTCTTGTCTCTATCTAGTAGTTAAAGTGGAGTACGGCCCAAATGATTTTGATTCCAACAGCC contains these protein-coding regions:
- the LOC112179968 gene encoding probable trehalase; its protein translation is MADSHIQFSLVSLFFSSVVFSTTMTVTNASASCDSGPVRPTTPLVTFLEQVTQTALSTFGKPHFDPKLYVDLALKSDLSFTQDAFHELPRSANGSTSVNDLNEFIHNYFEGAGDDVVLAQPEDYVPEPEGFLPKVKNPEVRAWALEVHSLWKNLSRKVAGGVHKRPEFHTLLPLPEQFIIPGSRFREVYYWDSYWVIRGLLASKMYDTAKAIVTNLIFLIEEYGYVLNGARAYYTNRSQPPLLSAMVSEIYKRTGDLEFARKALPALIKEHEFWNSGIHKVVIQDDQACNHTLSRYYAMWNQPRPESSTTDKELASKIENVSEKQHFYREVASTAETGWDFSTRWMRNHSDFTTLSTTSILPVDLNAFLLGMERDIAFLAKVTGDSSNSDHFLKASEARHKAIKSVFWNAKKGQWLDYWLNDSSCNSEPQTWEARNQNENVFASNFIPLWIESFYSDTSMVQKVTTSLQSSGLLRAAGIATSLTNSGQQWDFPNGWAPIQHMIAEGLARSGSEESKLVGEEIAVRWIRTNYKAYKKTGVMHEKYDVEKCGEFGGGGEYVPQTGFGWSNGLVLAFLEEFGWPQDRKIDC